A DNA window from Vigna unguiculata cultivar IT97K-499-35 chromosome 10, ASM411807v1, whole genome shotgun sequence contains the following coding sequences:
- the LOC114165410 gene encoding uncharacterized protein LOC114165410 produces the protein MWRAQAIVNRRGRNNVEADEMQPIAAQPRAVVAPTRLVTMEDFKRHKPSKFTGKSTLDEADASLRECEKICRVIECTDAQKLPFVTFLLVADVEYWWVGMQQLMQTWVEQAKAVEQLEMGPSRVARPQKNTIDSRQQKKSYNRPQSSARKLQCYNCGGKHLMRDCPKPSSSLGGGSSIGKCYLCDQMGHFARHYPNKKPVGGVPAKKPVGDRPRAQSRVFALMTTEATQSGATHSFVSNECVRRLGLVMRELGCELIVATPTSGKVSTTPICVGCPLEVAGHRFKAVKEIEAGATCFMILAQTKRKSIEEQISMIPMVDGYADVFPDEIPELPPSRDVDFTIN, from the exons ATGTGGCGTGCTCAAGCTATTGTAAACAGGCGGGGGAGGAATAATGTCGAGGCTGATGAGATGCAGCCCATTGCAGCGCAACCTAGAGCCGTGGTAGCACCCACTCGGCTAGTGACGATGGAGGACTTCAAGAGGCACAAGCCCTCAAAATTTACGGGCAAATCCACTCTTGATGAGGCAGATGCTTCGCTTAGAGAGTGTGAGAAGATCTGTAGGGTGATAGAGTGCACTGATGCACAGAAGCTGCCTTTCGTCACCTTCCTGCTGGTGGCAGATGTAGAATACTGGTGGGTGGGCATGCAACAGCTGATGCAGACCTGG GTGGAGCAGGCCAAGGCAGTTGAGCAGTTGGAGATGGGGCCCAGTAGAGTGGCTCGACCTCAGAAGAACACCATCGACTCACGACAGCAGAAGAAGTCGTATAACAGACCACAGTCTTCGGCTAGGAAACTACAGTGTTATAACTGTGGTGGGAAGCACCTCATGAGGGATTGTCCAAAACCCTCTAGCAGCTTGGGTGGTGGTAGTAGCATTGGCAAGTGCTATCTTTGTGATCAAATGGGGCATTTTGCACGTCACTACCCTAACAAGAAACCAGTTGGAGGTGTGCCAGCCAAGAAACCAGTAGGAGATCGGCCTAGAGCACAAAGTCGTGTTTTTGCCCTAATGACCACTGAGGCTACTCAGTCAG GAGCTACCCATTCATTCGTATCCaatgaatgtgtgaggaggctcGGTCTAGTGATGCGAGAGTTAGGGTGCGAGTTGATAGTTGCAACACCAACGTCTGGCAAGGTATCCACCACGCCTATTTGTGTTGGATGCCCTTTAGAGGTGGCAGGCCACaggttcaag GCAGTGAAGGAGATTGAAGCTGGAGCTACTTGTTTTATGATACTGGCTCAGACAAAAAGGAAGAGTATTGAGGAACAAATTAGCATGATTCCAATGGTCGATGGATATGCGGATGTGTTTCCAGACGAGATACCTGAGTTGCCACCGAGTAGGGATGTTGATTTCactattaattga